A portion of the Cryptomeria japonica chromosome 5, Sugi_1.0, whole genome shotgun sequence genome contains these proteins:
- the LOC131036386 gene encoding uncharacterized protein LOC131036386 isoform X1 gives MAFAAQLLTFSALLIISQASSAMEASDAAAIKALQTKIRYQFKDQTLLILAMTHASYSIANNGALNVLGYNIIQAAISLHYVLDNSAIGSGDLHSKISELSNCTVLSKDAFDLQLHDLIKVAPKVNPKKQIILCGCYRALFGAIGADANLDVAKEKFLIRRKLNAASIMQKHLTQGGLRSELL, from the exons ATGGCATTCGCAGCTCAGTTACTGACATTTTCTGCGTTGCTCATCATTTCACAG GCATCCTCTGCAATGGAGGCATCAGATGCTGCTGCTATCAAGGCATTGCAGACTAAAATCAg GTATCAATTTAAGGATCAGACTTTACTGATACTCGCAATGACCCACGCTTCATATTCAATTGCCAATAATGGGGCTTTGAATGTTCTTGGGTACAATATCATTCAAGCTGCTATTTCTCTTCATTACGTGTTAGACAATTCTGCCATTGGAAGTGGAGATTTACATTCCAAGATATCCGAGCTCTCCAATTGCACAGTTCTGTCAAAAGATGCTTTTGATTTACAACTCCATGATTTGATTAAAGTGGCACCCAAAGTCAATCCTAAGAAGCAAATTATTTTATGTGGTTGCTACCGTGCTCTGTTTGGAGCCATTGGTGCCGATGCTAACCTTGATGTTGCAAAAGAGAAATTTTTGATAAGGCGTAAATTGAATGCCGCAAGCATCATGCAGAAGCATCTTACACAAGGAGGCCTTCGTTCGGAATTGCTCTGA
- the LOC131036386 gene encoding uncharacterized protein LOC131036386 isoform X2, which produces MQASSAMEASDAAAIKALQTKIRYQFKDQTLLILAMTHASYSIANNGALNVLGYNIIQAAISLHYVLDNSAIGSGDLHSKISELSNCTVLSKDAFDLQLHDLIKVAPKVNPKKQIILCGCYRALFGAIGADANLDVAKEKFLIRRKLNAASIMQKHLTQGGLRSELL; this is translated from the exons ATGCAGGCATCCTCTGCAATGGAGGCATCAGATGCTGCTGCTATCAAGGCATTGCAGACTAAAATCAg GTATCAATTTAAGGATCAGACTTTACTGATACTCGCAATGACCCACGCTTCATATTCAATTGCCAATAATGGGGCTTTGAATGTTCTTGGGTACAATATCATTCAAGCTGCTATTTCTCTTCATTACGTGTTAGACAATTCTGCCATTGGAAGTGGAGATTTACATTCCAAGATATCCGAGCTCTCCAATTGCACAGTTCTGTCAAAAGATGCTTTTGATTTACAACTCCATGATTTGATTAAAGTGGCACCCAAAGTCAATCCTAAGAAGCAAATTATTTTATGTGGTTGCTACCGTGCTCTGTTTGGAGCCATTGGTGCCGATGCTAACCTTGATGTTGCAAAAGAGAAATTTTTGATAAGGCGTAAATTGAATGCCGCAAGCATCATGCAGAAGCATCTTACACAAGGAGGCCTTCGTTCGGAATTGCTCTGA